CGCGCTCTCCAAGTTGGCGGACAGCCCTCCGCCTCTCATGGGATGGAGCCTCAACGGCGTCTTCACCCGCTACCTCGACCATGGCTCCAGTCAGGTGAAGTGGATGAAGGGTGCGCTTGGGAGTGCCACCGCGCTGACACGCGTGGCTTCGGATGTGGATGACTCGAACATGGAGCAGGGTCTCCTGCGCATGACGGGGCCGAAGCTCCAGGCGGCCATGTTCGGTACCCTGCTGCTGGCCACCTGGGTGGACTTCCTCCACCTCGCGGATGCGGTGCTCCGGAACTGTCCCACGTGCAGCGTCGAGAAGCTCTTCGTCGACCTGCATCGCGTGCAGGAGCTGATGGAGCCTGTGCTTGCGGACCTCGCCTCCCAGGACCCGGAGCGGGTGGAGGCGGCGGCGATTGCGATGCCGGAGTTGATGGGGAAGCTGACCCGTGAATTCGATGCGATTCATCGGGAGACCCGCGCGAGCATGAAGCTCGGTGGGCAGGTCCTCGCGGCGGTGCGGGCGGTGGAGATGGTCGCCATGATTTCCACTCTGAAGGTGTCGCTGCCACGGCTGCCTCCCTCGGCACCCGCGACACTGGGCGTGGGCTTCGTGATGAGCTCGGGCGGAGTCATGACGGGCTCGCGGCTGGTGGTCTCCGCCGAGTGGGTGGAGATGATGAGAAGGCTGGTGCGGGCGGGCGTCATCTCCGTTCCCTCCGTCAGCTCCGCTGTCCTCATCCACGGTGGACAGGTGCTGATGGCACAAGCGCCTCGGGACCTGCCTGAAGGTGTGCGTGAAGCGCTGGGCGACAGCCCCGAGGTTCGTGGCATGCACGAGACAGGCAGGGCAGGGGCGGGCATGTCGGACGCTCCGAAGCATCATGTCCTGCCTCAAGAGCACCGCGAATGGTTCGAACGGCGCGGCTTTAAAGGCGACATGGACATCGACCAGTTCTGTGTGCGGCTGGAGCAGTCCCACCACGAGGCGATTCACGGTGGTGGTAACTGGAAGCTG
The DNA window shown above is from Corallococcus exiguus and carries:
- a CDS encoding DUF2380 domain-containing protein, with protein sequence MRMTLLVLVVVLLATGCASALHPKSLSYAPSGNSVRSGPEQRSLHRQSARDDATGGERNSSLTREAVLVGIAEVKGSLGGVETALSKLADSPPPLMGWSLNGVFTRYLDHGSSQVKWMKGALGSATALTRVASDVDDSNMEQGLLRMTGPKLQAAMFGTLLLATWVDFLHLADAVLRNCPTCSVEKLFVDLHRVQELMEPVLADLASQDPERVEAAAIAMPELMGKLTREFDAIHRETRASMKLGGQVLAAVRAVEMVAMISTLKVSLPRLPPSAPATLGVGFVMSSGGVMTGSRLVVSAEWVEMMRRLVRAGVISVPSVSSAVLIHGGQVLMAQAPRDLPEGVREALGDSPEVRGMHETGRAGAGMSDAPKHHVLPQEHREWFERRGFKGDMDIDQFCVRLEQSHHEAIHGGGNWKLGRVWPDEWNQMIMRTLRVAETEAGRTLTRDAILKLVAREMKRYSIPANFTSWSGR